In a genomic window of Festucalex cinctus isolate MCC-2025b chromosome 11, RoL_Fcin_1.0, whole genome shotgun sequence:
- the LOC144030831 gene encoding lymphoid enhancer-binding factor 1-like translates to MLFMKEQRPILKAQILNAGAVPPDSATLNKILGQKWKSLTVDEQNKYFEESERLSQVHATTYPDWSYRENYGKKKKQVWSRKATSTCAPEVPVQTPMPCT, encoded by the exons ATGCTCTTTATGAAGGAGCAGCGGCCGATCCTGAAGGCCCAAATTCTTAATGCAGGCGCAGTTCCTCCAGACAGCGCCACACTCAATAAGATCTTGGGTCAAAAG TGGAAGTCACTGACAGTTGATGAGCAAAACAAGTACTTTGAGGAATCGGAACGACTCAGCCAAGTTCATGCCACCACGTACCCCGACTGGTCGTACAGAGAGAATTAC GGCAAAAAGAAGAAGCAAGTGTGGTCCCGTAAAGCCACCAGCA CGTGTGCACCTGAAGTTCCCGTGCAGACCCCCATGCCGTGCACATGA